In Pseudomonas hamedanensis, a single window of DNA contains:
- a CDS encoding ion transporter, with the protein MDSSNNWRERLFVMIFQSDTPAGRRFDGILLLIILASLVIVMLDSIDSVHRNYADLLAYIEWGFTAIFLGEYILRLYCSPKPLRYAFSFYGLVDLLAIVPGILALYYSDAQYLLIIRIIRMLRIFRVLKLSPYLKQANYLMSALRGSKQKIVVFLVSVCTLVTVFGTLMYVIEGPEHGFTSIPKGIYWAIVTLTTVGFGDIVPKTPLGQVVSSLVMITGYSIIAVPTGIFTAELANAMRGEQLQHDCPGCHKKNHEQSAAFCSRCGSQLFKKVE; encoded by the coding sequence ATGGACAGCAGCAACAATTGGCGCGAACGGCTTTTCGTCATGATTTTCCAGAGCGACACCCCGGCCGGGCGTCGCTTCGACGGCATTCTGCTGTTGATCATCCTCGCCAGTCTGGTGATCGTGATGCTCGACAGTATCGACAGCGTCCACCGCAATTACGCCGACCTGCTGGCCTACATCGAGTGGGGTTTCACGGCGATCTTCCTCGGCGAGTACATCCTGCGCCTGTATTGTTCACCCAAACCGCTGCGCTATGCCTTCAGCTTTTACGGACTGGTGGACCTGCTGGCGATCGTGCCCGGCATCCTCGCGTTGTATTACAGCGATGCGCAGTACCTGCTGATCATCCGCATCATCCGCATGCTGCGGATCTTCCGCGTACTCAAGCTCAGTCCGTACCTCAAGCAAGCCAACTATCTGATGTCGGCGCTGCGCGGCAGCAAGCAGAAAATCGTCGTGTTTCTGGTCAGCGTCTGCACGCTGGTGACGGTGTTCGGCACGCTGATGTACGTGATCGAAGGCCCGGAACATGGCTTCACCAGCATTCCCAAAGGCATCTATTGGGCGATCGTGACCTTGACCACGGTAGGCTTCGGCGACATCGTGCCGAAGACGCCCCTGGGTCAGGTGGTCTCGTCGCTGGTGATGATTACCGGTTACTCGATCATCGCCGTGCCCACTGGGATTTTTACCGCAGAACTGGCCAATGCGATGCGTGGCGAGCAGCTGCAACATGACTGTCCGGGGTGTCACAAAAAGA
- the pyk gene encoding pyruvate kinase gives MTPDKKVKILATLGPAVDGIDDIRELVEAGVNIFRLNFSHGDHADHAKRYQWIREVERQLNYPLGILMDLQGPKLRVGKFADGKVQLHRGQAFRLDLDATPGDERRVNLPHPEIIAALEAGMDLLLDDGKLRLRVVTKYADAIDTTVLNGGELSDRKGVNVPQALLDLSPLTVKDRRDLSFGLELGVDWVALSFVQRPQDIIEARALIGDKAFLMAKIEKPSAVEQLREIAELSDAIMVARGDLGVEVPAESVPQIQKNIITTCRALGKPVVVATQMLESMRFSPAPTRAEVTDVANAVAEGADAVMLSAETASGEYPLEAVQMMSKIIRQVENGPDYQTQLDVSRPKAEATVSDAISCAIRRISNVLPVAVLVNYSESGASTLRASRERPKAPILNLTPNLQTARRLSVAWGIHSVVNDRLRQVDEVCSTALEIAQAQGMAERGDTLLITAGVPFGQPGSTNSLRIETLI, from the coding sequence ATGACGCCTGATAAAAAGGTCAAAATCCTCGCCACCCTCGGGCCTGCGGTTGATGGCATCGACGACATCCGCGAGCTGGTCGAGGCCGGAGTGAATATCTTCCGCCTCAACTTCAGCCACGGCGATCACGCCGACCATGCCAAGCGCTATCAATGGATCCGCGAAGTCGAGCGCCAGCTCAATTATCCGCTGGGCATCCTCATGGACTTGCAAGGGCCGAAACTGCGTGTCGGCAAGTTCGCCGACGGCAAGGTGCAACTGCATCGCGGTCAGGCGTTCCGTCTCGATCTCGATGCGACGCCGGGCGATGAACGCCGGGTGAACCTGCCGCATCCGGAAATCATCGCAGCGCTGGAAGCCGGTATGGATCTGCTGCTTGACGACGGCAAACTGCGGCTGCGCGTAGTCACCAAATACGCTGATGCGATCGACACCACGGTGCTCAACGGCGGCGAACTGTCAGACCGCAAAGGCGTGAACGTGCCGCAAGCGCTGCTCGACCTCAGCCCGCTGACCGTCAAGGATCGCCGCGATCTGAGCTTCGGTCTGGAACTGGGTGTCGACTGGGTCGCGCTGTCGTTCGTGCAGCGTCCGCAAGACATCATCGAAGCTCGCGCACTGATCGGCGACAAGGCCTTTCTGATGGCGAAAATCGAAAAACCGTCGGCGGTCGAACAACTGCGCGAAATCGCTGAACTGAGCGACGCGATCATGGTGGCGCGCGGCGACCTTGGCGTCGAAGTGCCTGCGGAAAGCGTGCCGCAGATTCAGAAAAACATCATCACCACCTGCCGCGCGCTGGGCAAACCGGTGGTCGTGGCGACGCAGATGCTCGAATCGATGCGCTTCTCCCCGGCGCCGACCCGTGCCGAGGTGACGGACGTCGCCAACGCCGTGGCCGAAGGCGCCGATGCGGTGATGCTGTCGGCGGAAACCGCGTCCGGCGAGTATCCGCTGGAAGCCGTGCAAATGATGAGCAAGATCATCCGCCAGGTGGAAAACGGCCCGGATTATCAGACTCAGCTCGACGTCAGCCGACCGAAAGCCGAGGCGACGGTTTCCGACGCGATCAGCTGTGCGATCCGCCGTATCAGCAACGTGCTGCCAGTGGCGGTGCTGGTCAATTACAGCGAGTCGGGCGCTTCGACGCTGCGCGCATCGCGAGAGCGGCCGAAAGCGCCGATTCTCAACCTGACGCCAAACCTGCAAACCGCGCGGCGCTTGAGCGTGGCGTGGGGGATTCATTCGGTGGTCAACGATCGCCTGCGTCAGGTTGATGAGGTCTGCTCGACGGCGCTGGAGATCGCCCAGGCGCAGGGCATGGCCGAGCGTGGCGACACCCTGCTGATCACCGCCGGCGTGCCGTTCGGACAGCCGGGGTCGACCAATTCGCTGCGCATCGAAACGTTGATTTAG
- a CDS encoding glycerate kinase type-2 family protein, whose protein sequence is MSVDPQQLLRELFATAIDAAHPNQVLEAHLPADRSGRVIVIGAGKAAAAMAQVVERCWEGEVTGLVVTRYGHGAPCEKIEVVEAAHPVPDAAGLAVAKRVLELVSNLSEDDRVIFLLSGGGSALLALPAEGITLADKQSINKALLKSGATIGEMNCVRKHLSAIKGGRLGKACWPATVYTYAISDVPGDLATVIASGPTVADPSTSAEALAIIKRYGIDIPASVRNWLQSPESETVKPGDPSLARSHFQLIARPQQSLDAAAVKCRQAGFSTLILGDLEGESREVAKVHAGIARQIINHGQPLAAPCVILSGGETTVTVRGNGRGGRNAEFLLSLTDSLKGQAGVYALAGDTDGIDGSEDNAGAIMTPDSYARAAALGLSASDELDNNNGYGYFQALDALIVTEPTRTNVNDFRAILILENCKS, encoded by the coding sequence ATGTCGGTCGATCCGCAACAACTGCTGCGCGAGCTGTTTGCCACAGCCATCGACGCGGCCCATCCGAACCAAGTCCTCGAAGCCCATTTGCCCGCCGACCGCAGCGGCCGGGTGATCGTCATCGGTGCCGGCAAAGCCGCGGCCGCCATGGCCCAGGTGGTCGAGCGTTGCTGGGAAGGTGAAGTCACCGGCCTGGTGGTGACCCGTTACGGTCACGGCGCCCCGTGCGAAAAAATCGAAGTGGTCGAAGCCGCCCATCCGGTGCCGGACGCCGCCGGTCTGGCCGTGGCCAAACGCGTGCTGGAACTGGTCAGCAACCTCAGCGAAGACGACCGCGTGATCTTCCTGCTCTCCGGCGGCGGCTCTGCCCTGCTCGCCTTGCCGGCCGAAGGCATTACCCTCGCCGACAAGCAATCGATCAATAAAGCCTTGCTGAAATCCGGCGCGACCATCGGCGAGATGAACTGCGTGCGCAAGCACCTCTCGGCGATCAAGGGCGGGCGCCTCGGCAAAGCCTGCTGGCCTGCCACGGTTTACACCTACGCGATTTCCGATGTACCGGGCGACCTAGCCACGGTCATCGCGTCCGGCCCGACCGTGGCCGATCCGAGCACGTCGGCCGAAGCCCTGGCGATCATCAAGCGCTACGGCATCGACATTCCGGCCTCGGTGCGCAACTGGCTGCAAAGCCCGGAATCGGAAACCGTCAAACCCGGCGACCCGAGTCTGGCGCGCAGCCATTTCCAGTTGATCGCCCGTCCACAGCAATCGCTGGATGCCGCGGCGGTGAAATGCCGTCAGGCCGGTTTCAGCACCTTGATTCTCGGCGACCTCGAAGGCGAATCCCGCGAAGTGGCGAAAGTCCACGCTGGCATCGCCCGACAGATCATCAACCACGGCCAGCCACTCGCCGCGCCGTGCGTGATTCTTTCCGGCGGTGAAACCACAGTGACCGTGCGCGGCAACGGCCGTGGCGGACGCAACGCTGAATTCCTTCTCAGCCTGACCGACAGCCTCAAGGGCCAGGCCGGCGTCTATGCGCTGGCCGGCGACACCGATGGCATCGATGGCTCGGAAGACAATGCCGGCGCGATCATGACCCCGGACAGCTACGCCCGCGCCGCCGCCCTCGGTTTGAGCGCCAGCGACGAGCTGGATAACAACAACGGTTACGGCTACTTCCAGGCGCTTGATGCGCTGATTGTCACCGAGCCGACCCGCACCAACGTCAACGACTTCCGCGCCATCCTGATCCTTGAGAACTGCAAATCATGA
- a CDS encoding urea transporter, whose protein sequence is MPANHFNTHCPDWAEALLNGFSQIFFQRHPLCGLLCLLAILLTAPVLFAGALLGGVAGLLTAQRRNYAKADRQAGLFSYNGVLLGLLLSLYFPWSPLLPPLILAAGGLSAMLTQQWLQHVYRSRAIPAYTSPFVAISWLLLAFAEPSAPAATIELNTANVLAAELRGFGQVMFLDHPLAGALIASGLLMADRRAFCWALFASAIGLGSSLLHHETSAALAGLGSYNAVLAALAFSAQRQHPWLPLLGIVLALLVTPLFAALGLATLTAPFILACWLIRFGLQMLGKASLAHEPCAHGDNHPRLR, encoded by the coding sequence ATGCCTGCCAATCACTTCAACACCCACTGCCCCGACTGGGCCGAGGCTTTGCTCAACGGCTTCAGTCAGATTTTCTTCCAGCGCCATCCGCTGTGCGGCCTGCTGTGTCTGTTGGCGATTCTGCTGACCGCGCCGGTGCTGTTCGCCGGGGCGTTGCTCGGTGGCGTCGCCGGGTTGCTGACCGCGCAACGGCGCAACTACGCCAAGGCCGATCGCCAGGCCGGCTTGTTCAGCTATAACGGCGTGCTGCTGGGCCTGCTGCTGAGCCTGTACTTCCCGTGGTCGCCGCTGCTGCCGCCGCTGATTCTGGCGGCCGGCGGCTTGAGCGCGATGCTCACGCAGCAATGGCTCCAACACGTGTACCGCAGCCGCGCCATACCGGCCTACACCTCGCCGTTCGTAGCGATCAGTTGGCTGCTGCTGGCGTTCGCCGAACCGTCCGCGCCAGCGGCCACCATCGAATTGAACACCGCCAATGTGCTGGCTGCTGAACTGCGGGGCTTCGGCCAGGTGATGTTCCTCGACCATCCATTGGCCGGGGCGTTGATCGCCAGCGGTTTGCTGATGGCCGACCGCCGGGCTTTCTGCTGGGCGCTGTTCGCGTCGGCAATCGGCCTCGGTTCGAGTCTGCTGCACCACGAAACCAGCGCCGCACTGGCCGGACTCGGCAGCTACAACGCCGTACTCGCCGCCCTCGCCTTCAGCGCTCAGCGCCAACATCCGTGGCTGCCGCTGCTCGGAATCGTCCTGGCACTGTTGGTGACGCCGTTGTTCGCCGCCCTCGGACTGGCGACACTGACCGCGCCGTTCATCCTCGCCTGCTGGCTGATCCGCTTCGGCCTGCAGATGCTTGGCAAAGCGTCGCTGGCGCATGAGCCTTGCGCTCACGGGGACAATCACCCTAGGCTGCGCTGA